DNA from Thermodesulfobacteriota bacterium:
TAAGAAAGCTTGATAACCCAAGGCAAGCACTTTTGGATTATTTAGAGAGCGCCTATAACGCCGGGGCAAATAGGGCAGAATGGAACAAAGAAGGATTTGAATTAAAGGCAGTAAAATAATATATTTCTAATATGAAAACTGCATAGGAGACCGCTATGAGTGATGAGTCTGATATTAAAGTTAGCATTGAGATTATGGAAGATGGCCCTCTTCTTGTTAAGAAGCTGACGAGCCTTAAAAATTCCAAAGGTGAGAATATAGAAACTCAAAAGATAACAGCGCTGTGCCGCTGCGGCGCGTCATCAAATAAACCTTTTTGTGACGGTAGTCATAGAAAAGTAAATTTCTCAGGCCAAAGAGAAACTGATAAACCGATTGATAAAGAAAGAGAATATGCCGGTAAAGAAATCACAGTATATGACAACAGACTTATATGCTCACATGCAGCTGAGTGCGTGAAAAATTTGCCCGAGGTTTTTCGATTAGGTGACCGACCTTGGATTGCTCCGGATAACGCAAGCCCTGATGAAATTATATCAGTGGTAAAAAAATGCCCATCAGGAGCATTAAGTTATTCTCTAGGTGGCGATCATGTAAGAGATTTTGGTTTGCCAATTGAAATAGATATTGCAAAAGATGGTCCATACAATGTGACCGGAAACATAGTTATCAATGTTGAAGATCACCTTGAGCCCCCGTCTAAAGAGCATTACGCATTATGCCGCTGCGGAGCGTCAAAAAATAAACCCTATTGCGACGGCTCCCACGCTGATGCGCATTTTAAAGACCAAGATAACTAAGCTAATCACGATTTTACACTGTGAATCCAATAGCTATAATTTCACAACTAAATAGTTGATAAAATATCGCAAATTTTCTGATATAGTTTTATTGCATAAACTTTATGTGTTAAATACAAGGGAGAATCTGAAATGATAGATTTCTACACATCTACTACGCCGAACGGAAGAAAGGTCTCTATAATGCTTGAAGAGATAGGACTTCCATACAAAACCATTCATCTAAAACTTGGGAAAATGGAGCAAAAAGAAGACTGGTATATGGAGCTGAATCCAAACGGCAGAATACCCACAATTGTAGACCATGATAATGACGATTTCGCGGTATTTGAGTCTGGGGCAATATTGATCTATCTGGCTGAGAAAACAGGAAAGTTTATGCCGCAAGATACAAAGGGACGCTCTACTGTAATACAGTGGCTAATGTTTCAAAAAGCCGGAGTTGGCCCGATGCAGGGGCAGGCAAATGTTTTCGTTAGATACACTGACGAGAAATATGAGTACGCAATAAATCGTTATCAAAAAGAGACCAGAAGACTCTATGAAGTGCTCGATAAACGGCTTGGGCAAAGTGAGTATTTAGCTGGGGATAATTACTCTATTGCAGATATCGCTACATATCCCTGGATCCATGTGCATGATTGGGCTGGGATACAAGTTCATGATCTGGATAACCTTAAGAGATGGAAAGAGGCGATATCACAGAGACCGGCAGTTGAGCGCGGGATGAATATTCCCCGCCCACCCGTGATGGATGAAAAAGCGGCCCAGAGAGGGGCTGTGCTTTTAATTAAGTAGGGGCAGGTTTAATAAGGAGATAGAATTGAAAGAGATAAGTGTTGATGTTGCAATAATTGGCGGCGGTACAGCGGGGATGGTCTCATATCGCAGAGCCTCAGACAATTGTGATAAAGTTGTGTTGATAGAAGGAGATCAGTATGGCACGACTTGCGCAAGGGTAGGCTGCATGCCCAGTAAACTCCTTATTTCAGCCGCAGACGCGGCTCATAGTATTTTAGAAGCCCCAGGGTTTGGAGTATATCCAAACGGTCTTCCTACAATAGACGGTGTTGAGGTTATGAGGCGAGTTCGAAGCGAGAGAGACCGTTTTGTAGGCTTTGTACTCGATACTATCGAAGATATACCTTCTGAGAATAAAATTAAAGGATATGCCCGATTTTTGGATGACCACACATTACTAGTGGATTACCATACAAAAATTAATGCAAAATCCATTGTAATAGCTACCGGTTCATCACCATCCATCCTCCCTATGTTTGAGGACGCTGGGGATAGGTTAATAACTAATGACGATATTTTCTATTGGCAGGATCTTCCTGACTCTGTTGTTGTCTTCGGCGCAGGAGTGATAGGGCTTGAGCTTGGCCAGGCTCTTCACAGATTAGGCGTAAGGACTAAGATCCTTAGCAAATTTGGCTTAGTAGGACCGCTTAACCACCCAGAAATAGTAAAATACGCAGATAATACATTCCAAGAGGAGTTCTACATAGATACTGACGCGGATACTTTGGCAGTAAAAAACAATGGAGAACAAGTAGAAATTACTTTTAAAGACTTAGATGGAAAAGAGCAGACTGAGGAGTTTGATTATCTACTAGCGGCAACCGGAAGAGCACCCAACGTTAAAAATCTAGGCTTGGAAAATACTAGTCTTGAGCTTGATGAAAGAGGAGTTCCGGTTTTTGACAGATACACGCTTCAATGCGGCGAGAGCTCAATTTTTATAGCTGGCGACGCCAATAACGATCTGCCGCTTTTACATGAAGCTGCGGATGAGGGACGAATTGCTGGAGAAAATGCAGGCAAATTTCCCGATGTTCACGCTGGTCTTAGAACCGTCCCAATTACAGTAGTGTTTACGGATCCTCAGATAGCGATAGTAGGAAATACATATAAACAATTATTAGAGACGCCCAATCTGTGCTTCGTAACTGGCAGTGTATCATTTGAAGACCAGGGTAGAAGCAGAGTAATGCTTAAGAACAAGGGTATTCTTCACATATATGCAGAATACGGCTCAGGAATGTTTTTGGGAGCCGAAATGTTCGGTCCCAGAGCAGAGAATATTGCACACCTATTAGCGTGGGCTCTTCAAAAAAGAATGTGCATTCCTGAGATGCTTCAAATGCCGTTTTACCATCCCGTGATTGAAGAAGGCGTAAGGACTGCGCTTAGAGACGCCAACCACAAGCTCAACATTGGCCCTGGGTTAGAACACACAAGCATTGAGTGCGGCCCGGGAATATGATTCGCTTTGGTTTCTCGTACATTTTGTAATATGATCTATAGATATATCATATATCGGAGGAAAGGGTTATGAGATTAGAGGGCAAAACTGCATTAATCACAGGCGGAGGAGACGGTATTGGAAGAGCTACAGCGCTGCTATTTTGCGAAGAGGGGGCAAAAGTCGGCATAATGGGAAGAACCGAATCCAGACTCCATGACGCTGTAAATGAAGCTAATGGACCTGGTGAAATCACAGCTTATCAAGGCGATGTATCTAAGGAGGAGGATGTAAAACGGGTAGTAGATGATTTTTATAAACACCACGGCACAATAGACATTCTCTTTAACAATGCAGGTATTTATAAAGCAGGCAGTGTTGTCACTACACCTATGGAAGTTTGGGATGCTACGATGAATATAAATGTTAAGGGAGTATTTCTAGTTAGTAAACATGTTATACCAATCATGGCAAAACACGGGGGAGGCTCTGTAATAAATAACTCATCCGTGCTTGGTATTGTAGGAATGGAAGACTGTGTTGCATACAATGCTTCCAAGGGCGCAGTAAGGCAGATTACCCGTAGTATGGCGCTTGACCATGCGGGTGACAATATAAGGGTCAACTCTGTTTGCCCAGGGTATATCAAAACAAAGATGGACCCAGAGTTTATGGGTAACCCCCCAGATGCAGATGAGCAGTTAGACGCAATCGCCGCAGAGATGATACCACTAATCAGGCGCGCTGAAGCTGTTGAAGTGGGTCATGCAGTGTTATATCTTGCAAGCGATGAGGCCAGATATGTCACCGGCTCAGATTTGGTGATAGACGGCGGCTGGACCACAGTTTAGAAATCTGTGTGCTAAACTTATTACCCTAATAAATTCGATAGAAGGATAATTAATGGATCCTGTTAGTCAGGGGCTGGTCGGATCAGTACTGCCCCAAAGCGCTTCTAACAAAAAAGAGATTAGATTAGCTGCCATCATCGGTCTTCTGGCCGGCTTACTTGCTGACATCGATGTCGTCATACGTTCCTCAACTGATCCTCTATTGTTTATAGAGTATCACCGTCAATTCACTCACTCACTTATATTTATTCCGATCGGGGGATTAATTGCAGCAGGGTTCTGCTGGCTTTTATTCAGAAAAAAACTCGGCTTCTGGAAGATATATTTCTACACATTTTTGGGCTACGCTACACACTGTTTTTTAGATGCTTGCACTAATTATGGAACAGAGCTACTTTGGCCATTCTCAAATGAAAGAATCGCTTGGAACATAATCTCTATTATTGACCCTGTATTTACGATTACGCTTCTTATATTACTGATTATCGCATTTATAAAAAAATCTCCCCTAGTTGCAAGAATTGCTTTGATATTTGCTGTTAGCTATCTGCTCATAGGCCTATACCAAAGAGAAAGGGCAGCAGATGAGCTCATGGAACTTGCTAAGGGCAGAGGGCACAGTATCGAGAAGAAGTTGGTTCATCCATCTATTGGAAATCTCTTAGTATGGCGCGCAATATATGAATCAGAGGGCAGATATTATGTGGATGCGATCAGAGTGGCTCCGTTTTCAGAGACAAAAATATATGAAGGTAGCTCAATTCCTAAATTTGATGAATCCAAGCTAGAAGATTTGGATCAAGATTCAGTTCTACGAAATGATTTTAGGAGATTTAGGAATTTTGCTATGGACTATCTTGCAGTACATCCTGACTATCCAGATATCATTGGAGATATAAGAATGGGTATTCTACCAAACAGCACTCTTCCGCTGTGGGGTCTGGAATTTAATCCTGATAATAAAGACAACCACGCATCGATGGTTAACTATGAACGCACAGTTGATAACAAGAAGTTGCAAACGTTTTTTTCCATGCTGCTCGGGCGTAACCCTCAATTAAATAGCAAAGACGAGAGTATTGAATAAAATTTTGTATAGTATTACCATTTGAAGCAATGCACGAGCGGTACGTATCTATTAGAGGGCGGTAGGAATAGTCATTGCATTGATTTTTACTTAGTTCTAATTTAATAATTTAGCTGTAACTTTTTTATATCTGTCTTATCTAATTAAATAAAGGTGGCTGATTTAACTAGACTGTCCCTAGCCACAAAGGAGGATTATTATGGAATTAAACGAGAAACAGCTTCACATGTGTGAGACCAGCACATGGGATTTTTCCGATCTAAAAGCATTAATATTAAACTGCACGCTCAAGAAATCACCTGAGAAGTCACACACAGAGGGGCTAATAACAATCTCCAAGACCATCATGGAGAAAAATGGCATCTCTGTAGATCTGCTTCGTCCTGTGGACTATGATATTGCAACCGGCGTCTATCCAGATATGACTGAGCACGGATGGGACAAAGACGACTGGCCGGAGATTTACAAAAAGGTTGAAGCAGCTCACATTTTAATCATAGGCTCTTCTATCTGGCTAGGCGAGAAAACATCTATTGCCACTCAAGTCATAGAGAGGCTATATGCCAATTCGCATTTACTAAATGAAAACGGTCAGTATGCGGATTACGGTAAAGTAGGTGGATGTCTTATTACTGGAAATGAAGATGGCGCTAAACACTGCGCTATGAATATTCTTTATTCCCTTCAGCACCTAGGGTACGTGATACCTCCTCAAGCTGATGCAGCGTGGCTTGGAGAAGCTGGCCCGGGGCCTTCTTATCTTGACCCTGGCTCAGGCGGACCTGAGAATGATTTCACAAATAGAAACACCACTTTCATGACTTGGAACCTAATGCACCTGGCTAAAATGATTAAAGATGCAGGAGGAATACCGGCACACGGTAATCAACGCTCTGAGTGGGATGCTGGATGCAGATTTGATTATGAAAACCCTGAGCATAGGTAACTCTCGGTTTTGGTAGTCTTCTTGTTTGATTTCCTCACTTATTATTTATAATTATGTCGAATATATAATTCAATAAGGTTGAGGGAGAACTGAAAGTTGAATAGGAATAGCACGTTTTATTTATTAGCATTGTTGTACTTTTTCACAAGTCCTGTGCTCTATGCTCTTAATGAATCTAATTCTGCCGATAATCCGCAAAAGACTATAGAGCAGGAGCTTGAATCAAAACCCAAAGCCAAACCCAATTGTTCTGCTCCTGATGTGTCAATTAATCAGGGTGAGCTATGTGGTCTTAATGTAAAGACAACAAATGACAAGCAGACTTATGCCTATCTTGGA
Protein-coding regions in this window:
- a CDS encoding metal-dependent hydrolase, with amino-acid sequence MDPVSQGLVGSVLPQSASNKKEIRLAAIIGLLAGLLADIDVVIRSSTDPLLFIEYHRQFTHSLIFIPIGGLIAAGFCWLLFRKKLGFWKIYFYTFLGYATHCFLDACTNYGTELLWPFSNERIAWNIISIIDPVFTITLLILLIIAFIKKSPLVARIALIFAVSYLLIGLYQRERAADELMELAKGRGHSIEKKLVHPSIGNLLVWRAIYESEGRYYVDAIRVAPFSETKIYEGSSIPKFDESKLEDLDQDSVLRNDFRRFRNFAMDYLAVHPDYPDIIGDIRMGILPNSTLPLWGLEFNPDNKDNHASMVNYERTVDNKKLQTFFSMLLGRNPQLNSKDESIE
- a CDS encoding glutathione binding-like protein → MIDFYTSTTPNGRKVSIMLEEIGLPYKTIHLKLGKMEQKEDWYMELNPNGRIPTIVDHDNDDFAVFESGAILIYLAEKTGKFMPQDTKGRSTVIQWLMFQKAGVGPMQGQANVFVRYTDEKYEYAINRYQKETRRLYEVLDKRLGQSEYLAGDNYSIADIATYPWIHVHDWAGIQVHDLDNLKRWKEAISQRPAVERGMNIPRPPVMDEKAAQRGAVLLIK
- a CDS encoding dihydrolipoyl dehydrogenase, with the translated sequence MKEISVDVAIIGGGTAGMVSYRRASDNCDKVVLIEGDQYGTTCARVGCMPSKLLISAADAAHSILEAPGFGVYPNGLPTIDGVEVMRRVRSERDRFVGFVLDTIEDIPSENKIKGYARFLDDHTLLVDYHTKINAKSIVIATGSSPSILPMFEDAGDRLITNDDIFYWQDLPDSVVVFGAGVIGLELGQALHRLGVRTKILSKFGLVGPLNHPEIVKYADNTFQEEFYIDTDADTLAVKNNGEQVEITFKDLDGKEQTEEFDYLLAATGRAPNVKNLGLENTSLELDERGVPVFDRYTLQCGESSIFIAGDANNDLPLLHEAADEGRIAGENAGKFPDVHAGLRTVPITVVFTDPQIAIVGNTYKQLLETPNLCFVTGSVSFEDQGRSRVMLKNKGILHIYAEYGSGMFLGAEMFGPRAENIAHLLAWALQKRMCIPEMLQMPFYHPVIEEGVRTALRDANHKLNIGPGLEHTSIECGPGI
- a CDS encoding CDGSH iron-sulfur domain-containing protein; its protein translation is MSDESDIKVSIEIMEDGPLLVKKLTSLKNSKGENIETQKITALCRCGASSNKPFCDGSHRKVNFSGQRETDKPIDKEREYAGKEITVYDNRLICSHAAECVKNLPEVFRLGDRPWIAPDNASPDEIISVVKKCPSGALSYSLGGDHVRDFGLPIEIDIAKDGPYNVTGNIVINVEDHLEPPSKEHYALCRCGASKNKPYCDGSHADAHFKDQDN
- a CDS encoding flavodoxin family protein; the protein is MELNEKQLHMCETSTWDFSDLKALILNCTLKKSPEKSHTEGLITISKTIMEKNGISVDLLRPVDYDIATGVYPDMTEHGWDKDDWPEIYKKVEAAHILIIGSSIWLGEKTSIATQVIERLYANSHLLNENGQYADYGKVGGCLITGNEDGAKHCAMNILYSLQHLGYVIPPQADAAWLGEAGPGPSYLDPGSGGPENDFTNRNTTFMTWNLMHLAKMIKDAGGIPAHGNQRSEWDAGCRFDYENPEHR
- a CDS encoding glucose 1-dehydrogenase, with translation MRLEGKTALITGGGDGIGRATALLFCEEGAKVGIMGRTESRLHDAVNEANGPGEITAYQGDVSKEEDVKRVVDDFYKHHGTIDILFNNAGIYKAGSVVTTPMEVWDATMNINVKGVFLVSKHVIPIMAKHGGGSVINNSSVLGIVGMEDCVAYNASKGAVRQITRSMALDHAGDNIRVNSVCPGYIKTKMDPEFMGNPPDADEQLDAIAAEMIPLIRRAEAVEVGHAVLYLASDEARYVTGSDLVIDGGWTTV